From a region of the Rhodococcus sp. 4CII genome:
- a CDS encoding sigma-70 family RNA polymerase sigma factor: protein MTNTSEELDSAVAAAAQGDRAALALVLENIRPLVVRYCRARVGAAERGQLSADDVAQEVCLAVMTALPRYEDQGRPFMAFVYGIAAHKVADAHRNSARNKSEPVAEVPDVVANDDGPEQRALDSEASRQMNELLSTLPEKHREILILRLVVGMSAEETAAAVGSTAGAVRVAQHRAIAKLKKEVTRAGERFG from the coding sequence ATGACTAATACGAGCGAGGAGTTGGACTCCGCCGTCGCCGCTGCAGCGCAGGGCGACCGGGCCGCTTTAGCTCTGGTCCTGGAAAACATTCGGCCCCTGGTTGTGCGTTACTGCAGAGCCAGGGTCGGTGCTGCGGAGAGGGGACAACTCTCCGCGGACGACGTGGCACAAGAAGTGTGCCTCGCCGTGATGACGGCCTTACCTCGCTACGAGGACCAAGGCCGGCCGTTCATGGCATTCGTCTACGGGATCGCCGCGCACAAGGTCGCCGACGCGCATCGGAACTCCGCACGTAACAAGTCGGAGCCCGTCGCCGAAGTACCCGATGTCGTAGCCAACGACGACGGACCCGAACAGAGGGCGCTGGACTCGGAAGCGAGCAGGCAGATGAACGAATTGCTGAGCACGCTGCCGGAGAAGCACCGGGAGATCTTGATCCTCCGCCTCGTGGTCGGCATGTCGGCGGAGGAGACGGCCGCGGCCGTGGGTAGTACCGCGGGAGCTGTCCGCGTGGCTCAACACCGAGCTATCGCGAAACTGAAAAAAGAAGTGACGAGGGCAGGTGAGAGGTTTGGCTAG
- a CDS encoding anti-sigma-D factor RsdA, with product MRGLARSIKRNGNPDADLPEDDAPVDVAAVRRDDALIDAIAGGGPVATDSPEQYELALLLTNWRADIVATPMPTEPLLDDVIAAIDASDARSARSAARSKLRLLRPIAGAAAAVAVVMGGATIFSYNAEPGDPLWSVKSVVFSQQADSTVAQIDTTSQLHEAERLIAAGDAESAQHLLDNAADRAGGVRDSDMRNELDVWRAKLAAQIEKIAPTTPPMTSPGTTTTNAQAQTNEMPATVPGTPGATTLPGVGPLPGTGTLPTTDLQIPGLPAIPLPQLPQLPTLPPPETLPSTSPDPTIMMVPTLPSDIPATEPSTHQQVPQEPSSVPLPTTTTVPVPPPTG from the coding sequence GTGAGAGGTTTGGCTAGGAGCATCAAGCGCAACGGCAATCCCGATGCCGATCTCCCAGAAGACGACGCACCGGTGGACGTTGCGGCAGTACGCCGCGACGATGCGCTGATCGACGCGATCGCCGGTGGCGGTCCCGTCGCAACGGATTCGCCGGAGCAATACGAGCTCGCGCTTCTGCTGACGAATTGGCGCGCCGACATCGTGGCGACGCCGATGCCGACCGAACCGCTGCTGGACGACGTGATCGCGGCGATCGACGCCTCGGACGCCCGTTCCGCACGTAGCGCTGCCCGCAGCAAGCTCCGTCTGCTGCGACCCATCGCCGGCGCTGCCGCCGCGGTCGCCGTCGTGATGGGCGGCGCCACCATCTTCTCGTACAACGCCGAACCGGGCGATCCGCTGTGGAGTGTCAAGTCGGTCGTATTCAGCCAGCAGGCCGATTCGACCGTCGCACAGATCGACACGACATCGCAGTTGCATGAAGCCGAGCGGCTGATCGCGGCGGGCGACGCCGAGTCCGCGCAGCACCTGCTCGACAACGCCGCCGACCGTGCCGGCGGAGTTCGCGACTCCGACATGCGGAACGAACTCGACGTGTGGCGTGCGAAGCTTGCCGCGCAAATCGAGAAGATCGCTCCCACCACGCCGCCGATGACGTCACCCGGCACCACCACGACGAACGCGCAGGCGCAGACCAACGAGATGCCGGCCACCGTTCCGGGCACCCCGGGTGCCACAACGCTGCCGGGAGTCGGTCCGCTGCCGGGCACAGGTACCCTCCCGACCACTGATCTGCAGATTCCGGGACTTCCGGCCATCCCGTTGCCGCAACTGCCGCAGTTGCCGACGCTTCCGCCGCCGGAGACGTTGCCGTCCACGAGCCCCGATCCCACGATCATGATGGTCCCGACGCTGCCCTCGGACATCCCGGCAACGGAACCGTCCACCCACCAGCAGGTCCCGCAGGAGCCGTCGTCGGTGCCGCTGCCCACTACGACCACGGTGCCGGTGCCGCCGCCCACCGGTTAG
- a CDS encoding WhiB family transcriptional regulator, which translates to MPAPNHLPGPNADIWDWQMHGLCRGVDSSMFFHPDGERGRARAQRETRAKEMCRRCPVLAQCRNHALSVSEPYGIWGGMSETEREMHGRHRRGRIAV; encoded by the coding sequence ATGCCTGCACCCAACCACCTTCCCGGCCCGAACGCGGATATCTGGGATTGGCAGATGCACGGACTGTGCCGCGGGGTCGACTCCTCGATGTTCTTCCATCCCGACGGGGAGCGTGGCCGGGCCCGCGCACAACGGGAGACCCGGGCGAAGGAAATGTGCAGACGCTGCCCAGTCCTCGCCCAGTGCCGCAACCACGCTCTGAGCGTGTCCGAGCCGTACGGTATCTGGGGCGGTATGTCCGAGACCGAACGCGAAATGCACGGCCGTCACCGGCGCGGCCGGATCGCGGTCTGA
- the guaA gene encoding glutamine-hydrolyzing GMP synthase, translating into MADIEQQRPVLVVDFGAQYAQLIARRVREAKVYSEVVPHTATVEEIAAKNPLAVVLSGGPSSVYADGAPQLDPALFDLDVPVFGICYGFQAMAGALGGTVAHTGTREYGRTDLTVQGGLLHDGLPSRQPVWMSHGDAVTAAPDGFEVTATSEGAPVAAFEDRARKLAGVQYHPEVLHSPHGQQVLSRFLHEIAGIPPAWTAANIADALVEQVREQVGDGKAICGLSGGVDSAVAAALVQRAIGDNLTCVFVDHGLMRAGERAQVEQDFVAATGAKLITVDAADTFIGELAGVSDPETKRKIIGREFIRSFEGAVSDVLGENAAHGDTVEFLVQGTLYPDVVESGGGTGTANIKSHHNVGGLPEDLQFTLVEPLRLLFKDEVRAVGRELGLPEEIVGRQPFPGPGLGIRIIGEVTQERLEILRHADSIAREELTAAGLDGQIWQCPVVLLADVRSVGVQGDGRTYGHPIVLRPVSSEDAMTADWTRLPYDVLERISTRITNEVHDVNRVVLDITSKPPGTIEWE; encoded by the coding sequence GTGGCAGATATCGAGCAACAGAGACCGGTCCTCGTCGTCGACTTCGGCGCGCAGTACGCGCAGCTGATCGCCCGGCGGGTGCGGGAGGCCAAGGTCTACTCCGAGGTGGTTCCGCACACCGCGACCGTCGAGGAGATCGCGGCCAAGAATCCCCTCGCCGTGGTGCTGTCGGGCGGTCCGTCGAGCGTCTACGCCGACGGTGCGCCCCAGCTCGATCCGGCGCTGTTCGATCTGGACGTGCCGGTATTCGGCATCTGCTACGGATTCCAGGCCATGGCCGGGGCGCTCGGGGGAACGGTGGCACACACCGGCACCCGTGAGTACGGACGCACCGACCTGACGGTGCAGGGTGGTCTGCTGCACGACGGCCTGCCGTCCCGTCAGCCCGTGTGGATGAGCCACGGTGACGCGGTCACCGCGGCGCCGGACGGCTTCGAGGTGACGGCCACGAGTGAGGGCGCCCCCGTCGCCGCGTTCGAGGACCGGGCCCGCAAGCTCGCCGGTGTGCAGTACCACCCGGAGGTCCTGCATTCGCCGCACGGGCAGCAGGTGCTCAGCCGGTTCCTCCACGAGATCGCGGGCATCCCGCCGGCGTGGACGGCCGCGAACATCGCCGACGCCCTCGTCGAGCAGGTCCGCGAGCAGGTCGGCGACGGCAAGGCGATCTGCGGACTGTCGGGCGGTGTCGACTCCGCTGTCGCCGCGGCGCTGGTGCAGCGGGCGATCGGCGACAACCTGACGTGTGTGTTCGTCGACCACGGTCTGATGCGCGCGGGTGAGCGTGCGCAGGTGGAGCAGGACTTCGTCGCCGCGACCGGAGCGAAGCTGATCACGGTCGACGCCGCCGACACGTTCATCGGCGAGCTGGCCGGCGTCTCCGATCCGGAGACCAAGCGCAAAATCATCGGCCGCGAGTTCATCCGCAGCTTCGAAGGCGCGGTCAGCGACGTGCTGGGCGAGAACGCCGCCCACGGCGACACGGTCGAATTCCTCGTGCAGGGCACCCTGTACCCGGACGTCGTGGAATCCGGTGGCGGCACCGGCACGGCCAACATCAAGAGCCACCACAACGTAGGCGGTTTGCCGGAAGACCTGCAGTTCACGCTCGTCGAACCGCTGCGGCTGCTGTTCAAGGACGAGGTCCGTGCGGTGGGACGCGAGCTGGGGCTGCCCGAGGAGATCGTGGGGCGTCAGCCGTTCCCCGGTCCCGGGCTCGGCATCCGCATCATCGGCGAGGTCACCCAGGAGCGGCTCGAGATCCTGCGTCACGCGGATTCGATTGCGCGAGAGGAGTTGACGGCCGCCGGGCTGGACGGTCAGATCTGGCAGTGCCCGGTTGTACTGCTGGCCGACGTCCGCAGCGTCGGCGTGCAGGGTGACGGGCGCACGTACGGGCACCCGATCGTGCTTCGCCCCGTGTCCAGTGAGGACGCGATGACCGCGGACTGGACGCGACTGCCCTACGACGTTCTCGAGCGGATCTCCACCCGGATCACCAACGAGGTGCACGACGTCAACCGTGTCGTGCTGGACATCACGAGCAAGCCGCCGGGCACCATCGAGTGGGAGTGA
- a CDS encoding sigma-70 family RNA polymerase sigma factor, with product MHATVVLDETRRVSVTNHGGNLSAEDVCPADATGARTARATESAELSDAMARVANGDAEAFAELYDRTSARIHGMVLRVLRDPGYAEETTQEVFLQAWRTASNFDPARGSALSWLMTLAHRRAVDRVRSEQAGTDREALYENTNVAGPFDHVTEEVTRRLEHQSVLACLDSLTDTQRESVAMAYYDGRTYREVASQLGVALSTVKTRIRDGLTRLRGCLGGL from the coding sequence ATGCACGCTACCGTGGTTCTCGATGAAACGAGAAGAGTGTCGGTGACGAACCACGGGGGCAACTTGTCAGCAGAAGACGTGTGCCCGGCGGACGCGACCGGGGCACGCACGGCCCGGGCCACCGAATCCGCAGAGCTCTCCGACGCCATGGCCCGGGTCGCGAACGGCGACGCCGAGGCGTTCGCCGAGCTGTACGACCGGACGAGCGCCCGGATCCATGGAATGGTGCTGCGCGTGCTCCGCGATCCCGGGTACGCCGAAGAGACGACACAGGAAGTCTTCCTCCAGGCCTGGCGCACCGCGTCGAACTTCGATCCTGCTCGCGGCTCCGCGCTGTCCTGGCTGATGACGCTTGCGCACCGCAGGGCGGTCGACCGGGTGCGATCCGAGCAGGCGGGCACGGACCGCGAGGCCCTCTACGAGAACACCAACGTCGCCGGGCCGTTCGATCACGTCACCGAGGAGGTGACCCGGCGCCTCGAGCATCAGTCGGTGCTCGCCTGCCTCGACTCCCTCACCGACACGCAACGTGAGTCGGTCGCGATGGCGTACTACGACGGTCGCACCTACCGAGAGGTCGCCTCCCAGCTGGGGGTCGCACTGTCGACGGTCAAGACGCGCATCCGTGACGGATTGACGCGGCTGCGCGGCTGCCTGGGGGGTCTGTGA
- a CDS encoding GMC family oxidoreductase N-terminal domain-containing protein, producing the protein MSKQRATEYDVLIVGSGFGGSVTALRLVEKGYKVGVLEAGRRYADADFAKTSWDVKKFLWAPALGFFGIQRVHLLRDCLILAGAGVGGGSLNYANTLYKPPASFFQDKQWSHITDWHDELTPYYEQARKMLGVVQNPHMTPADEIIKSVAEDMGVGDTFIQTPVGVFFGEAGKTVPDPYFGGVGPDRTGCIECGECMTGCRHGAKNTLLKNYLGLAEKAGAEIIPMTTVSGLREASDGTWDVFTRRSGPRKNRNRKTYTAANVVLAAGTWGTQHLLFDQKETGALPKISDRLGVLTRTNSESILGAAKNKVDPALELTKGVAITSSFHPTSDTHVEPVRYGKGSNSMALLQTLLTDGGGRRWMTFLRELAKDPTALKVLTPYKWSERTIIALVMQNLDNSITTYTKKGLFGRRKVTSKQGHGEPNPSWIPAGNEATRRIAEKIDGRAGGTWGDVFNIPLTAHFLGGCTIASEPSKGVIDPYHRVWGYPTLSVVDGSAVSANLGVNPSLTISAQAERAASLWPNKGEEDLRPAQGEGYRRLNPVAPIAPVVPADAPAALVLPIVEIRSGSAVPDAQKHGVA; encoded by the coding sequence ATGAGCAAGCAGCGCGCAACGGAGTACGACGTCCTCATCGTCGGTTCGGGATTCGGGGGCAGTGTCACCGCGCTCCGATTGGTGGAGAAGGGCTACAAGGTCGGCGTCCTCGAGGCGGGCCGCCGCTACGCCGACGCCGATTTCGCGAAGACCAGCTGGGACGTCAAGAAGTTCCTGTGGGCGCCCGCCCTCGGATTCTTCGGCATCCAGCGCGTCCACCTGCTGCGCGACTGCCTGATCCTCGCCGGCGCGGGAGTCGGTGGCGGGTCGCTCAACTACGCCAATACCCTCTACAAGCCGCCGGCCTCCTTCTTCCAGGACAAGCAGTGGTCGCACATCACCGACTGGCACGACGAGCTCACGCCTTATTACGAGCAGGCCCGGAAGATGCTGGGGGTGGTCCAGAATCCGCACATGACCCCCGCCGACGAGATCATCAAGTCGGTCGCCGAGGACATGGGCGTGGGCGACACGTTCATCCAGACCCCGGTTGGTGTGTTCTTCGGCGAAGCGGGCAAGACTGTGCCGGACCCGTACTTCGGCGGCGTCGGCCCCGACCGCACGGGTTGCATCGAATGCGGTGAGTGCATGACCGGGTGCCGGCACGGCGCCAAGAACACCCTGCTCAAGAATTACCTGGGTCTCGCCGAGAAGGCGGGCGCGGAGATCATCCCGATGACGACGGTCAGCGGTCTGCGCGAGGCGTCCGACGGAACGTGGGACGTCTTCACCCGGCGCAGCGGTCCTCGTAAGAACCGGAACCGCAAGACGTACACCGCCGCGAACGTCGTGCTGGCCGCCGGTACGTGGGGGACGCAACACCTGCTGTTCGACCAGAAGGAGACGGGCGCGCTGCCCAAGATCTCCGACCGGCTGGGCGTGCTCACCCGCACCAACTCCGAGTCGATTCTCGGCGCCGCCAAGAACAAGGTGGACCCCGCGCTCGAACTCACCAAGGGCGTCGCGATCACGTCGTCGTTCCACCCGACGTCCGACACCCACGTCGAACCCGTGCGGTACGGCAAGGGGTCGAATTCGATGGCCCTGCTGCAGACCCTGCTGACGGACGGCGGTGGGCGGCGGTGGATGACGTTCCTCCGGGAGCTGGCGAAGGATCCCACGGCGTTGAAGGTCCTCACACCGTACAAGTGGAGCGAGCGCACCATCATCGCGCTGGTGATGCAGAACCTCGACAACTCCATCACCACGTACACGAAGAAGGGTCTGTTCGGCCGGCGCAAGGTCACGAGCAAGCAGGGTCACGGGGAGCCGAACCCGAGCTGGATCCCGGCGGGCAACGAGGCGACCCGCCGCATCGCGGAGAAGATCGACGGCCGCGCGGGCGGAACCTGGGGCGACGTGTTCAACATCCCGCTCACCGCCCATTTCCTCGGCGGGTGCACGATCGCGTCGGAGCCGTCGAAGGGCGTCATCGATCCGTACCACCGTGTGTGGGGATACCCGACGCTGAGTGTCGTCGACGGGTCCGCGGTATCCGCGAACCTGGGGGTCAACCCGTCGCTGACGATCTCGGCGCAGGCCGAGCGGGCGGCCTCGCTGTGGCCGAACAAGGGCGAAGAGGACCTGCGTCCGGCGCAGGGCGAGGGATACCGGCGCCTGAACCCGGTCGCACCGATCGCGCCGGTCGTGCCCGCGGACGCCCCCGCCGCCCTGGTGCTGCCGATCGTCGAGATCCGCAGCGGCTCCGCGGTGCCCGACGCGCAGAAGCACGGCGTTGCATAG
- a CDS encoding GuaB3 family IMP dehydrogenase-related protein encodes MRDLVEIGMGRTARRTYELDDIDIVPSRRTRSSKEVSTAWQLDAYRFDIPVLTHPTDALGSPSFAIELGKRGGLGVINGEGLWGRHADVEAKLADLVALAESDVDVEAPIKKLQELHAAPLQPGLLAAAVAQVRDAGVTTAVRVSPQNARALTPLLLEAGIDLLVVHGTIISAEHVAHGDSEPLNLKTFISELDVPVVAGGVSDHRTALHLMRTGAAGVIVGYGSTEGATTTGEVLGIGLPMATAIADAAAARRDYLDETGGRYVHVIADGNITSSGDLAKAIACGADAAVLGAPLAVAAEAPGGGWYWPSAAAHPSVPRGTMLPVAFGERPSLDRVLTGPSDDPFGSLNFVGGLRRSMAKSGYSDLKEFQKVGLTVRA; translated from the coding sequence GTGCGCGACCTCGTTGAGATCGGCATGGGCCGAACAGCCCGACGAACCTATGAGCTGGACGACATCGACATCGTCCCCTCCCGCCGGACCCGCTCCTCCAAGGAGGTGTCGACGGCCTGGCAGCTCGACGCGTACCGGTTCGACATCCCGGTGCTGACACATCCGACCGACGCGCTCGGGTCGCCGTCGTTCGCGATCGAACTCGGCAAGCGTGGTGGCCTCGGGGTCATCAACGGTGAGGGTCTGTGGGGCCGGCACGCGGACGTCGAGGCGAAGCTCGCCGACCTCGTCGCGCTGGCGGAGTCGGACGTCGACGTCGAGGCGCCGATCAAGAAGCTGCAGGAGTTGCATGCGGCACCGTTGCAGCCGGGTCTCCTCGCCGCCGCGGTCGCGCAGGTCCGTGACGCCGGCGTCACGACCGCGGTCCGGGTGAGCCCGCAGAACGCCCGGGCGCTCACCCCGCTGCTGCTGGAGGCGGGCATCGACCTGCTGGTCGTGCACGGCACGATCATCTCCGCCGAGCACGTCGCCCACGGCGACAGCGAGCCGCTGAACCTCAAGACGTTCATCTCCGAGCTCGATGTCCCCGTCGTGGCCGGTGGCGTGAGCGATCATCGCACCGCCCTGCACCTGATGCGCACGGGCGCGGCCGGTGTCATCGTCGGATACGGTTCCACCGAGGGTGCCACCACCACCGGTGAGGTGCTCGGCATCGGACTCCCGATGGCTACGGCCATCGCGGACGCCGCGGCCGCCCGCCGTGACTACCTCGACGAAACGGGTGGGCGCTACGTCCACGTCATCGCGGACGGCAACATCACGTCCTCGGGCGATCTGGCGAAGGCGATCGCCTGTGGTGCGGACGCCGCGGTCCTGGGCGCGCCGCTGGCCGTGGCAGCGGAGGCCCCCGGCGGCGGCTGGTACTGGCCGTCGGCCGCCGCGCATCCTTCGGTCCCGCGCGGGACGATGCTGCCTGTCGCGTTCGGCGAGCGCCCGTCGCTCGACCGGGTGCTGACCGGTCCGTCGGACGACCCGTTCGGTTCGCTGAACTTCGTCGGCGGTCTGCGCCGCTCGATGGCGAAGTCGGGGTATTCGGACCTGAAGGAATTCCAGAAGGTGGGCCTCACCGTCCGCGCCTGA
- a CDS encoding transcriptional regulator, which produces MNGTKTDSSNLLSAFSGLGDTDASIRNLSGALLARDVVTIRRIVVRAAAERGFVSMWTRLVVPVLEWADEGRNSEAAAASVRVFTDCVAGILSTMTLDAPIGGGGRVLLVRVPADTRDAGPADPSGLEFRALGAALATASVDTRTALPVCRSALLTAVTNGEPDVIILWLPYSGCDIPSLVRAIRRRRTGLIMLAGGPECRAQGLPRSIAVLGGTLGEAVDAVLAVT; this is translated from the coding sequence GTGAACGGAACGAAAACAGACTCGTCGAACCTTTTGTCGGCCTTTTCCGGCCTCGGCGACACCGACGCCTCGATCCGGAATTTATCGGGGGCGCTGCTGGCGCGGGATGTCGTGACCATCCGGCGAATTGTCGTGCGGGCCGCCGCCGAGCGGGGATTCGTTTCGATGTGGACAAGGCTGGTCGTTCCCGTGCTCGAGTGGGCGGACGAGGGAAGGAACTCGGAGGCCGCCGCCGCGAGTGTCCGCGTCTTCACCGATTGCGTTGCGGGGATCCTGTCTACGATGACGCTGGACGCGCCCATCGGCGGCGGTGGCCGTGTGCTGCTGGTGCGCGTCCCCGCGGACACCCGAGATGCCGGGCCCGCCGACCCTTCCGGCCTCGAATTCCGGGCATTGGGCGCAGCTCTCGCCACCGCCTCGGTCGACACACGGACGGCGCTGCCCGTGTGCCGGTCCGCGCTCCTCACCGCCGTGACCAACGGCGAGCCGGACGTGATCATCCTGTGGTTGCCGTACTCCGGATGCGACATCCCGTCTCTCGTGCGGGCGATCCGCCGCCGCCGCACCGGGCTGATCATGCTCGCGGGTGGCCCCGAATGCCGCGCCCAGGGACTGCCACGGTCGATCGCCGTGCTGGGCGGCACCCTGGGCGAGGCCGTCGACGCCGTCCTCGCGGTCACCTGA
- a CDS encoding anti-sigma factor domain-containing protein, with protein MNDELVGMAYPYALDALDVTERHELDTDLAATDDRTRSSFTEEVRRIHEAFAVVSAVGAVDPPPYVRARLLAEVGKTAPGHSAPEHSPSGPISLTERRSRRHRWQIAVAVAAAVGVLAGGTVIVRQFTEGPSPTVAEQVLDAADMHSSTSAIAAGGSATAIYSKSQDAVVFVLDGVTPPAPDTVYQLWLMPESGDAPVPAGTLSPSDVLSNTPVVLDDVGSMSKLAVTVEPPGGSPQPTSDPFAVLQLS; from the coding sequence ATGAACGACGAACTCGTGGGCATGGCCTACCCGTATGCACTCGACGCGCTCGACGTCACCGAACGCCACGAACTCGACACCGATCTCGCCGCGACCGACGACCGGACCCGGTCCTCGTTCACCGAGGAGGTTCGCCGGATCCACGAAGCGTTCGCGGTGGTGAGTGCGGTCGGCGCCGTCGACCCCCCGCCATACGTTCGGGCACGACTTCTCGCCGAGGTCGGGAAGACCGCGCCAGGACACTCTGCGCCAGAACACTCACCGTCAGGTCCGATCTCTCTCACCGAGCGCCGATCCCGTCGGCATCGCTGGCAGATCGCCGTCGCGGTTGCCGCTGCGGTCGGTGTGCTCGCCGGCGGCACGGTGATCGTCCGGCAGTTCACCGAAGGGCCGTCGCCCACCGTGGCCGAGCAGGTGCTGGACGCCGCGGACATGCATTCGTCGACGAGTGCGATCGCGGCAGGCGGGTCCGCGACCGCCATCTACTCGAAGTCGCAGGACGCCGTCGTGTTCGTGCTGGACGGCGTGACCCCGCCCGCACCGGACACCGTGTACCAGCTGTGGTTGATGCCCGAATCGGGCGATGCGCCTGTGCCGGCCGGAACCCTGTCCCCCTCCGATGTGCTGTCGAACACGCCCGTCGTCCTCGACGACGTCGGATCGATGTCGAAGCTGGCCGTCACCGTCGAGCCACCCGGCGGGTCACCGCAGCCGACGTCGGATCCGTTCGCGGTGCTGCAACTGAGCTGA
- the guaB gene encoding IMP dehydrogenase — MTSSAGHVHTGGDDPNKVAMLGLTYDDVLLLPAASNVIPGQVDTSSQLTRDIRLRVPLVSSAMDTVTEARMAIAMARAGGMGVLHRNLSVEAQAGQVETVKRSEAGMVTDPVTCKPSDTLAEVDAKCARFRISGLPVTDAAGQLVGIITNRDMRFEVDQNRAVSEVMTKAPLITAQEGVTAEVALGLLRRHKIEKLPIVDGQGKLTGLITVKDFVKTEQHPDATKDRDGRLLVGAAVGVGDEAWSRAMALTDAGVDVLVVDSAHGHSAGVLDMISKLKAEVDERVQIIGGNVATRSGAAALIEAGVDAVKVGVGPGSICTTRVIAGVGAPQITAILEAVAAAKPHGVPVIADGGLQFSGDIAKALAAGASTAMLGSLLAGTAESPGELILVNGKQYKSYRGMGSLGAMQSRGAAKSYSKDRYFQDDVLSEDKLVPEGIEGRVAFRGPLSQVTHQLTGGLRAAMGYTGASSIEELQNAQFVQITAAGLKESHPHDITMTVEAPNYTAR; from the coding sequence ATGACAAGTTCAGCAGGGCATGTACACACCGGCGGTGACGACCCGAACAAGGTCGCGATGCTGGGTCTCACGTACGACGACGTCCTGCTCTTGCCGGCGGCGTCGAATGTCATTCCCGGCCAGGTCGACACGTCGAGTCAGCTGACCCGCGACATCCGGCTGCGAGTACCCCTCGTCAGTTCTGCGATGGACACCGTCACCGAGGCGCGGATGGCCATTGCCATGGCCCGCGCCGGTGGCATGGGCGTCCTGCACCGCAACCTGTCGGTGGAGGCCCAGGCGGGGCAGGTCGAGACGGTCAAGCGGTCCGAGGCGGGAATGGTCACCGATCCGGTCACCTGCAAGCCGTCCGACACCCTCGCCGAGGTGGACGCCAAATGTGCCCGTTTCCGGATCTCCGGACTGCCGGTGACCGATGCGGCCGGGCAACTGGTGGGCATCATCACCAACCGCGACATGCGCTTCGAGGTCGACCAGAATCGGGCCGTGTCCGAGGTCATGACCAAGGCGCCGCTGATCACCGCGCAGGAGGGTGTCACCGCGGAGGTGGCGCTGGGCCTGCTTCGCCGTCACAAGATCGAGAAGCTGCCGATCGTGGACGGGCAGGGCAAGCTCACCGGTCTCATCACGGTCAAGGACTTCGTGAAGACCGAGCAGCACCCGGACGCCACCAAGGACCGCGACGGCCGGCTCCTCGTCGGTGCCGCCGTGGGTGTGGGTGACGAGGCGTGGAGTCGTGCGATGGCTCTCACCGACGCCGGCGTGGACGTCCTCGTCGTCGACAGCGCTCACGGGCACTCGGCCGGCGTCCTGGACATGATTTCGAAGCTCAAGGCCGAGGTCGACGAGCGCGTGCAGATCATCGGCGGCAATGTCGCCACCCGCAGCGGTGCAGCCGCCCTCATCGAAGCCGGTGTCGATGCGGTCAAGGTCGGTGTCGGACCGGGCTCGATCTGCACCACCCGCGTCATCGCCGGTGTCGGCGCCCCGCAGATCACCGCGATTCTCGAAGCGGTCGCCGCGGCGAAGCCCCACGGTGTGCCGGTGATCGCCGACGGCGGCCTGCAGTTCTCCGGCGACATCGCCAAGGCGCTGGCGGCGGGCGCGTCGACGGCCATGCTCGGTTCGCTGCTCGCGGGCACCGCCGAGTCGCCGGGTGAGCTGATCCTGGTGAACGGCAAGCAGTACAAGAGCTACCGGGGCATGGGTTCGCTCGGCGCGATGCAGAGCCGCGGCGCCGCCAAGTCGTACTCGAAGGACCGCTACTTCCAGGACGACGTGCTGTCCGAGGACAAGCTGGTCCCGGAGGGCATCGAGGGCCGGGTCGCGTTCCGCGGGCCGCTGTCCCAGGTCACGCATCAGCTCACAGGTGGTCTGCGCGCCGCCATGGGCTACACGGGAGCGTCGTCGATCGAGGAGCTGCAGAATGCGCAGTTCGTGCAGATCACGGCCGCGGGCCTGAAGGAGAGCCACCCGCACGACATCACGATGACGGTCGAAGCTCCCAACTACACCGCCCGCTAG
- a CDS encoding DUF5319 domain-containing protein: MRDQLPPGLPPDPFAGDPADPSAALDAIEPGQPLDPHERLAVEEDLADLAVYEALLAHRGIRGLVVCCEDCQQDHYHDWDMLRANLLQLLVDGTVRPHEPAYDPTPEAYVTWDYCRGYADASMNDALHGDGFDA; this comes from the coding sequence GTGCGCGATCAACTGCCTCCAGGTCTGCCCCCGGACCCCTTCGCCGGCGACCCCGCCGACCCGTCCGCAGCTCTCGATGCGATCGAACCGGGCCAGCCACTCGACCCCCACGAGCGCCTCGCCGTGGAGGAAGATCTGGCCGACCTCGCCGTGTACGAGGCGCTGCTGGCTCATCGTGGGATCCGCGGGCTCGTCGTCTGCTGCGAAGACTGCCAGCAAGATCACTACCACGATTGGGACATGCTCCGTGCCAATCTCCTCCAGCTTCTGGTCGACGGCACCGTGCGCCCGCACGAGCCCGCCTACGACCCGACACCCGAGGCCTACGTCACGTGGGATTATTGCCGTGGCTACGCGGACGCCTCGATGAACGACGCTCTGCACGGGGACGGCTTCGACGCCTGA